A part of Aspergillus flavus chromosome 1, complete sequence genomic DNA contains:
- a CDS encoding thiamine pyrophosphokinase, with protein sequence MEWDPTQFFRDDHTPNPFALLILNQPINERAFRVLRRHAKVTLCADGGANRFYSMMKAHDRESIDLPDLIIGDLDSITPDTRTHYANLGVRIIHDEDQYSTDFTKCLNYLRAHVREFLSSSTSSSQSSSEHSVSTSEEVKKGEEEEEERELDVLILGGLGGRVDQAFSQIHHLYSMTQSYGSSSSSTTSSRGDLTSNPRKAGKIGNLYLISEESITFILRPGLNTIRTPGTNRPGLSTGEYLLEENVGIIPLLGPARITTSGFQWDVVAWRTEIGGQLSTSNHIRSEVVTVESVMPVLFTLELAGRLKRDR encoded by the exons ATGGAGTGGGATCCCACCCAATTCTTCCGCGATGATCATACGCCCAATCCCTTTGCGCTGTTGATCCTCAATCAGCCAATCAATGAGCGCGCGTTTCGCGTTTTGAGGAGACATG caaaggtGACGCTCTGCGCCGACGGCGGCGCAAACCGTTTCTACTCGATGATGAAAGCACATGACCGGGAATCAATAGAT CTCCCCGATCTCATAATCGGCGATCTAGACTCCATAACCCCCGATACAAGAACCCACTACGCCAATCTAGGGGTTCGCATTATCCATGATGAAGATCAGTATTCGACGGATTTCACTAAATGTTTGAATTATCTGCGTGCGCATGTTAGGGAGTTCCTTTCCTcatctacttcttcttctcaatctTCATCTGAACATTCAGTATCGACATCAGAAGAAgtaaagaaaggagaagaagaagaagaagagagagaactagacgtcctcatcctcggcgGCCTAGGCGGACGCGTCGATCAAGCTTTTTCCCAAATCCACCATTTATATTCCATGACTCAATCTTAcggctcttcttcttcgtctaCTACTTCTTCTAGGGGTGATTTAACGTCCAACCCAAGGAAAGCAGGAAAGATAGGAAACCTCTATCTCATCTCCGAAGAGAGTATTACGTTTATTCTGCGGCCGGGGTTGAATACCATTCGCACGCCTGGGACGAATCGACCGGGGTTATCTACTGGGGAGTATCTGCTCGAGGAGAATGTGGGGATTATACCGCTTCTAGGTCCCGCGAGGATTACGACGAGTGGGTTTCAGTGGGATGTGGTGGCTTGGAGGACGGAGATTGGGGGACAGTTGAGTACGAGTAATCATATTCGGAGTGAGGTGGTGACGGTGGAGAGTGTGATGCCGGTGCTTTTTACGCTGGAGTTGGCggggaggttgaagagggatcgatag
- a CDS encoding heterokaryon incompatibility protein-domain-containing protein gives MSGHLDDYPLDTARREIRLLTIVPALSSKARIKCSLQVASLDAFPRYEAISYVWGDIQEKQDILLDGRTVQVPTNVRRILQRLRHRMQRRVIWIDYVCIDQENVAEKNTQVPLMSAIYANATSVLAIISLDNLSDNATDAIDWMKTADMEKGKWKEACRRVNCILSQLSMRYERRLAVSLRNVVSFYVNFLFAEYWTRMWTFQEYQSSQGKPPICICGDVEFPAPDESAFGSVFVSVFRRFRKMSSKAEERGRRPQLRNHYKEIERLTIKFHNTLSKVNYMWVSDRQEFFVQDLLRQTSGRKCQNPKDKIYALYGLLPSLREAYPPDYNKSLSQVIFETAKYILNKEHGGLSMLDIFCLREDRLENISIPSWVPDLTATSLVSTGTLGRHSSRFGIAYKIRETVPGRYLEITEDHSVLCLSGRPIGKCRPVFQFASDVKSVLAQIMGVIQMHGYGCHVWNNVWEPENIPLRFVQGCCVFSNHDDAEFDRSTLGSLRTIFETLDMTHQDADTVLETFAEAGFEFLRDLVPRLYNIEVFTIHHMSSVSFGFSEQSVKKDDQVFVNVSQFNMPFVLRHGCGTDYNRGQVYHKLCHMRSFF, from the exons ATGTCGGGCCATCTAGACGACTATCCTCTCGATACAGCTAGGAGGGAGATCCGGCTTTTAACGATTGTACCCGCTCTATCCTCCAAAGCTCGTATTAAATGTTCCCTGCAAGTTGCATCATTGGACGCTTTCCCTCGATATGAAGCGATCTCGTATGTATGGGGTGACATCCAAGAGAAGCAGGATATTCTACTCGACGGGCGTACAGTCCAGGTCCCAACGAATGTCCGTCGAATTTTGCAAAGACTCCGCCACCGCATGCAGCGTCGTGTTATATGGATAGACTACGTCTGCATTGATCAAGAGAATGTGGCAGAGAAGAACACCCAGGTTCCTCTGATGAGTGCAATATATGCCAATGCAACATCTGTCCTCGCAATCATTAGCTTGGATAACCTCAGTGACAATGCGACAGACGCCATTGACTGGATGAAGACAGCTGACAtggagaaagggaaatggaaagaagcATGCCGGCGGGTAAACTGCATTCTAAGCCAACTATCAATGAGGTATGAAAGGCGCCTTGCAGTCTCACTGAGGAACGTCGTCAGTTTCTATGTCAATTTTCTCTTCGCGGAGTACTGGACGCGTATGTGGACATTTCAAGAATATCAATCGTCTCAAGGGAAACCACCAATCTGTATATGCGGCGATGTGGAATTTCCAGCCCCCGATGAATCAGCCTTTGGATCCGTATTTGTCTCGGTATTTCGACGTTTCCGCAAGATGTCTTCCAAGgctgaagaaagagggagacgGCCGCAATTACGAAACCACTACAAAGAGATTGAAAGACTTACTATAAAGTTCCATAATACACTTAGTAAGGTCAACTATATGTGGGTTTCAGATAGGCAAGAATTCTTTGTGCAAGACCTGCTGCGCCAAACGAGCGGCCGCAAGTGTCAAAACCCAAAGGACAAGATATATGCCTTATATGGTCTTCTCCCATCGTTGCGGGAGGCATATCCACCGGACTATAATAAGTCTCTGTCCCAAGTCATCTTCGAAACAGCAAAATACATTCTGAACAAGGAACACGGTGGCTTATCTATGCTAGATATTTTCTGCCTGCGTGAGGATCGCCTGGAGAACATTTCTATTCCTTCTTGGGTGCCGGATCTCACAGCGACATCTCTAGTGTCCACAGGCACTCTTGGGCGTCACTCTTCGAGGTTTGGCATCGCCTACAAAATTCGGGAGACCGTACCTGGGCGCTATCTTGAGATCACGGAAGATCATTCAGTCCTATGCCTTTCAGGGCGTCCGATTGGAAAATGCAGGCCAGTATTTCAGTTTGCATCCGACGTGAAGAGCGTTCTAGCTCAGATAATGGGCGTGATTCAGATGCATGGTTATGGGTGCCATGTGTGGAATAATGTCTGGGAGCCCGAGAACATCCCACTCAGATTTGTTCAAGGATGCTGTGTTTTCTCCAATCATGACGATGCCGAGTTTGATCGGTCTACCTTGGGTTCGCTCCGCACTATATTTGAGACACTAGACATGACCCACCAAGATGCTGACACAGTACTGGAGACGTTCGCTGAAGCGGGGTTTGAATTCCTCAGGGACCTGGTGCCGAGACTTTACAACATCGAGGTTTTTACTATCCACCATATGTCCTCTGTCAGTTTTGGCTTCAGTGAACAAAGTGTGAAAAAAGACGACCAGGTGTTCGTTAACGTCAGTCAGTTTAATATGCCCTTTGTCCTGCGACATGGTTGTGGCACAGACTATAACAGAGGCCAAGTATACCATAAGTTG TGCCACATGAGGAGCTTCTTCTAA
- a CDS encoding alpha-fucosidase A, whose amino-acid sequence MRSLVLLGMSSFATANSLWSSKAASWDTTNEAYTLGNGKLGVMPFGEPGAEKLNYNHDELWEGGPFEVDGYRGGNPNSSMTEILSEVRDEIWKKGTGNDSRLHGDTDGYGSFHSLANLTIAIDGIHKVSDYTRSLDLGTGIHTTTYSTGKGKYTTDVYCSYPAQVCIYKLNSTAALSKVTIYFDQLVEESSLWNATCDSDFARLRGVTQEGPPRGMTYDTIARSSIPGRCDSSTGKLAINARNSSSLTIVIGAGTDFDGTKGTAATDYTFKGEDPAEYVEKITSSALSQSESKLRTEHIEDYSGLMSAFTLDLPDTQDSTGTELSTLITNYNANKTDGDPYLEKLLFDYGRHLFISSSRANSLPPNLQGVWSPTKNAAWSGDYHANINLQMNLWGAEATGIGELTVAVFNYMEQNWMPRGAETAELLYGGAGWVTHDEMNIFGHTGMKTYQTSANYPAAPAWMMQHVWDRYDYSHNKTWFIKQGWPLLKGVAEFWASQLQVDKFNNDSSLVVNPCTSPEQGPTTFGCTHWQQLIHQVYENAIQGAEIAGETDSTLLKDIKDQLPRLDKGLHIGTWGQIKEWKLPDSYDYEKEGNEHRHLSHLVGWYPGWSLSSYFNGYNNATIQSAVNTSLISRGVGLYTNAGWEKVWRSACWARLNNTEKAHYELRLTIDQNIGQSGLSLYSGGDTPSGAFQIDANFGYLGAVLSMLVVDMPLDSTHSEDDVRTVVLGPAIPAAWAGGSVKGLRLRGGGSVDFSWDSEGLVDKASATGVSSNVRIVNVEGTVLV is encoded by the exons ATGCGGTCCCTGGTTTTGCTCGGGATGAGTTCCTTTGCCACGGCGAATTCCTTGTGGTCGTCGAAGGCTGCGTCCTGGGATACGACTAATGAGGCCTATACTCTGGGGAATGGCAAGCTGGGGG TGATGCCGTTCGGAGAGCCGGGCGCGGAAAAGCTCAATTACAACCACGACGAGCTTTGGGAAGGTGGCCCCTTTGAGGTCGAC GGATATCGGGGTGGTAACCCGAACTCTAGTATGACGGAGATCCTATCCGAGGTTCGGGACGAGATCTGGAAGAAAGGGACTGGCA ACGATTCACGGCTGCACGGAGACACAGACGGCTATGGATCCTTCCATTCATTAGCCAATCTTACCATTGCGATAGATGGAATCCACAAAGTGAGCGACTATACTCGGTCCCTGGATCTCGGCACCGGTATTCATACGACAACCTACTCGACAGGCAAGGGAAAGTATACTACAGACGTCTACTGTAGCTACCCTGCTCAAGTCTGTATCTACAAGTTAAACTCCACAGCAGCTTTGTCTAAGGTTACTATTTACTTCGATCAACTTGTCGAGGAAAGCTCACTTTGGAATGCCACCTGCGACTCGGACTTCGCTCGTCTCCGAGGTGTCACACAGGAAGGACCTCCGCGTGGAATGACATATGATACGATTGCGCGAAGCTCTATTCCTGGTAGATGCGACAGTTCAACCGGAAAACTAGCTATCAACGCCAGAAATAGCTCGTCTCTGACGATTGTAATCGGTGCGGGAACGGACTTCGACGGGACTAAGGGAACTGCGGCGACCGATTACACTTTCAAGGGGGAGGATCCAGCAGAATATGTCGAGAAAATCACATCCTCAGCCTTGTCACAATCAGAATCAAAACTGAGGACAGAACACATTGAGGACTACAGCGGCTTGATGAGTGCTTTTACCTTGGATCTGCCAGATACCCAGGACTCCACCGGCACAGAGCTCTCCACTCTTATAACCAACTATAACGCCAACAAGACGGACGGAGATCCATActtggagaagctccttTTCGATTATGGTCGCCACTTGTTCATCTCTTCATCACGCGCGAACAGTCTCCCCCCAAATCTTCAGGGGGTATGGAGTCCCACGAAGAATGCAGCCTGGAGCGGCGATTATCATGCAAACATCAACCTCCAAATGAACCTTTGGGGAGCCGAAGCGACAGGAATAGGCGAACTGACAGTTGCTGTCTTCAATTACATGGAACAGAACTGGATGCCGCGTGGTGCTGAAACCGCCGAACTTCTTTACGGCGGTGCTGGTTGGGTTACTCACGATGAGATGAACATATTCGGACACACTGG GATGAAAACCTATCAAACCTCAGCAAATTATCCGGCAGCACCGGCATGGATGATGCAACATGTCTGGGACCGCTACGACTACTCGCACAACAAAACATGGTTCATTAAACAGGGGTGGCCGTTGCTGAAAGGTGTCGCCGAGTTCTGGGCCTCTCAGCTACAGGTTGATAAATTCAACAATGACAGCTCTCTCGTTGTTAACCCTTGTACCTCCCCCGAGCAAGGACCAACCACCTTCGGCTGCACGCACTGGCAACAGCTCATTCACCAAGTGTACGAGAACGCCATCCAAGGCGCAGAGATCGCGGGCGAAACAGACTCCACCCTTCTGAAAGACATCAAAGACCAACTCCCCCGCCTCGACAAAGGCCTCCACATCGGCACCTGGGGCCAAATCAAGGAATGGAAACTGCCCGACAGCTACGATTACGAAAAAGAGGGTAACGAGCATCGCCATCTCTCTCATCTCGTTGGCTGGTACCCGGGCTGGTCTCTATCCTCGTACTTCAACGGTTACAACAACGCTACGATCCAGTCCGCAGTTAACACCTCCCTTATCAGCCGTGGCGTGGGCTTATACACGAACGCCGGATGGGAGAAAGTATGGCGGTCCGCCTGCTGGGCTCGTCTCAATAACACGGAAAAAGCTCACTATGAACTCCGCTTGACTATTGACCAGAACATTGGCCAAAGTGGACTGTCCCTCTATAGTGGTGGTGATACTCCGTCTGGTGCCTTCCAGATCGATGCTAACTTTGGGTATCTGGGGGCTGTGTTGAGTATGTTGGTTGTTGATATGCCGCTTGACAGTACCCAttccgaggatgatgttCGGACGGTTGTTCTGGGTCCGGCTATTCCTGCTGCTTGGGCTGGTGGTAGTGTTAAGGGACTTCGACTTCGCGGTGGTGGAAGTGTTGACTTTTCTTGGGATAGTGAGGGGTTGGTGGATAAGGCGAGTGCGACGGGAGTATCGAGTAATGTCCGTATTGTTAATGTTGAGGGGACTGTGCTTGTTTGA
- a CDS encoding beta-lactamase/transpeptidase-like protein translates to MRYPHFILLCTLSPLALGKLCPIQGPAFPAPKDVASSSSFTQAKNQLLSTLDKAVHASNASEVTGIDPDSISFSLQVFNTKSDQPLLEYYHTAPSIQNSTVGVREVDADTVFRIASVSKLWTVLMLLIEKGDASLSEPVAKYVPELRDAAKELSHNATMRDDEIDHLRWDEVTIGELASHMTGVIREYASIDIAALSASTPGGFPTLPKSDIPPCGTKVACTRSEFFDGILKSHPILHTSSTPIYSNPSFQILGYALEAMTNQTYKSLLQRDLIKPLGLSRSSYDKPEDDTAIIPGPAMSSFYGVDAGGETAAGGLYSSTKDMSIVGRAILNSTLLRPSLTRRWMKPRAHTSSLEVSVGAPWEIFTLTNPRLIDLYTKQGDLGMYSSMLALSPEHDVGFTILAAGESTTEAVTLITDLTINTLIPALEDAAREEANTQFAGEYSSANASIKITTDDQPGLKVTEWTNESVDVRQLLVSKLGLQNASDLSVRLYPSGLKAPGRVGFRAVFQDNSEGDSGIGPVTRACNTWSSVDSIIYGNVGADEFVFGVDGSGRAVSISPRALRVEIPRVEE, encoded by the exons ATGCGCTATCCACACTTTATCCTTCTTTGTACATTATCCCCTCTTGCCCTGGGAAAATTATGTCCAATCCAAGGACCTGCCTTCCCAGCCCCTAAGGATGTTGCCAGCAGTTCATCTTTCACACAGGCCAAGAACCAGCTGCTCAGTACACTCGACAAGGCAGTCCACGCATCAAATGCAAGTGAAGTAACAGGAATTGACCCGGACTCAATCTCGTTTAGTCTCCAGGTCTTCAACACAAAAAGCGATCAGCCACTGCTTGAATACTACCATACCGCACCCTCCATTCAGAATAGCACGGTGGGAGTGAGAGAGGTTGACGCAGACACTGTATTCAGAATCGCCAGTGTATCGAAGCTATGGACGGTCTTGATGCTTCTGATTGAGAAGGGTGATGCGTCCTTGAGCGAGCCTGTTGCGAAATACGTCCCAGAGCTGCGAGATGCCGCAAAAGAGCTCAGCCATAATGCTACCATGCGAGATGATGAGATTGATCACCTCCGCTGGGATGAAGTTACGATAGGGGAGTTGGCAAGTCATATGACTGGGGTTATCAGAGAAT ATGCATCTATCGACATCGCAGCTCTCTCCGCCTCGACACCCGGAGGATTCCCTACGCTTCCGAAGTCTGATATCCCGCCATGTGGTACCAAAGTCGCATGCACTCGGTCTG AATTCTTCGACGGCATCCTAAAAAGCCACCCGATACTGCACACTAGCTCGACCCCTATCTACTCTAACCCCAGCTTCCAGATCCTCGGGTATGCCCTCGAAGCCATGACAAACCAAACCTACAAGTCTCTCCTACAAAGGGACTTGATAAAGCCCCTTGGCTTATCACGATCGAGCTACGACAAGCCAGAAGATGATACAGCCATCATCCCAGGACCCGCCATGAGCAGCTTTTACGGCGTAGATGCCGGTGGCGAGACTGC TGCGGGCGGCCTCTACTCCTCAACGAAAGACATGTCAATCGTCGGCCGAGCAATCCTGAACAGCACTCTCCTCCGTCCCTCCTTAACCAGGCGATGGATGAAGCCCCGCGCCCACACATCAAGTCTTGAGGTCTCCGTCGGGGCTCCATGGGAAATTTTCACATTGACCAACCCCCGTCTAATCGACCTATATACCAAGCAAGGTGATCTGGGAATGTACTCCTCCATGCTTGCCCTATCCCCAGAACACGACGTCGGCTTCACAATCCTCGCCGCCGGAGAATCAACCACCGAAGCCGTCACCCTCATAACAGACCTTACCATCAATACCCTCATCCCCGCCCTCGAAGACGCAGCCAGAGAAGAGGCCAATACACAGTTCGCAGGCGAGTACTCTTCCGCCAATGCGTCCATCAAAATCACTACCGATGACCAACCCGGTTTGAAGGTTACCGAATGGACCAACGAGTCCGTGGATGTAAGGCAGCTCTTAGTTTCTAAGCTGGGGTTGCAGAATGCCTCGGATCTCAGTGTTCGTTTGTATCCCTCTGGACTTAAGGCACCAGGGCGAGTTGGCTTCCGGGCTGTCTTCCAGGATAATTCCGAGGGGGATTCAGGGATTGGGCCTGTGACGCGGGCTTGCAACACTTGGAGTTCTGTtgatagtattatttatgGGAATGTGGGTGCTGATGAGTTTGTATTTGGGGTTGATGGGAGTGGGAGAGCTGTGAGTATTTCTCCTAGGGCTTTGCGTGTTGAGATTCCTAGGGTTGAGGAATAG